From Apium graveolens cultivar Ventura chromosome 9, ASM990537v1, whole genome shotgun sequence, the proteins below share one genomic window:
- the LOC141683593 gene encoding DExH-box ATP-dependent RNA helicase DExH8 gives MSSSAPTYTPSSSSTYDDAQSNFRKLPIHSLKSKIVEKILENRVTLIIGETGCGKSSQVPQFLLEENMEPILCTQPRRFAVVAVSRMVAAARGCQVGEEVGYHIGHSKVLSSSSKIVFKTAGVLLDEMRDKGLKALKYKVIILDEVHERSVESDLVLVCVKQFLLRQNDMRVVLMSATADIARYRDYFKDLGKDERVEVLAIPSSPQHTIHQQRVSYLEEVTELLGIRPELLELKYNSGHYPPFADATIKHEVHNLIRDLVIHIHKNEPDMEKSILVFLPTYLDLEQLWFLLKCFKTDFKIHILHSSIDTEQALKAMKIWQSHRKVILATNIAESSVTIPKVAYVIDSCRSLQVSWDNIRKKEVPALVWVSKSQADQRKGRTGRTCDGHVYRLVSGSFYNRLEDYESPAILRMSLRQQVLLLCCAESKAISDPKVLLQKALDPPYPEVVQDALDLLVSILALGKTPPRGRYEPTFYGRLLASFSLSFDASVLILKFGVIGMLREGILLGVLMDTQPSPILRPFGQNNLSNEYTASYYSGDSTETGLSGKKEIALMGNFAAYQFWQHVYKDKHRFERLQELFLNDDTERAKIMQPKKEEKWCSFHHLVLSSLRHVAEIYDDILNTLHRFRPKFFVKSGGLPSYYDPYEFQHTCRLTGEHIEENGDVLDLYEDDPVTVSDLKICSNEPFVVGSSFEMDEVAANLANIIKEIRSIQFLEEMSSNQLNLEKYDSPPEFQEAALCRYFLSGNCNRGEQCIFSHSLQAKKATCKFFFSLQGCRNGASCYFSHDMETNSSSHSNLSLCQPEEEVTDFSSLLHLFPTSDGKILILDDSEFRFTPNIARHYDASSIICTMSLAGDSVNDPSLRGIKILSNLSDPYQTLINTEGESYIPWNQVKCVLWFPFSDGCGEDLEVEKGVLQTFFQSLAIRILADSLFEVEVILTMNNIRFSQLQTEKSGRDSFFLLKESFPYDESRFGALSDTVTVKKPMLVSKAVSYVFYLQPPSSIEYDSSTSVLSQPLNIIH, from the exons ATGTCGTCATCGGCGCCTACATACACACCGTCGTCATCATCAACGTATGATGATGCTCAATCGAATTTCCGGAAGCTTCCGATTCACTCTCTCAAGTCCAAAATTGTTGAGAAGATTCTAGAGAATCGCGTCACTCTTATCATCGGTGAAACCGGATGCG GGAAGAGCTCGCAAGTTCCCCAATTTTTACTGGAAGAGAATATGGAACCCATACTTTGTACTCAACCAAGGAGATTTGCTGTGGTAGCGGTTTCCAGAATGGTAGCAGCAGCTCGTGGTTGTCAAGTAGGGGAAGAGGTTGGGTATCACATAGGTCACTCCAAGGTCTTATCGTCAAG CTCAAAGATTGTCTTTAAAACTGCTGGAGTATTGCTGGATGAAATGCGAGATAAGGGACTTAAAGCTTTAAAATACAAAGTCATCATTCTTGACGAAGTGCATGAAAGATCGGTAGAGTCAGATCTTGTTCTGGTCTGTGTGAAGCAGTTTTTGCTGAGACAAAATGACATGAG GGTAGTGCTAATGTCTGCCACAGCTGATATTGCAAGATACCGTGATTACTTTAAAGACCTTGGTAAGGATGAAAGGGTAGAAGTCTTGGCAATTCCCAGTTCTCCTCAGCACACTATACATCAACAACGAGTTTCATATCTGGAAGAG GTTACTGAACTTCTTGGAATCAGACCAGAGTTGTTAGAGTTGAAGTATAATTCTGGTCATTATCCTCCATTTGCTGATGCTACTATTAAGCATGAAGTGCACAACCTTATACGTGATTTGGTTATACACATTCATAAAAATGAACCAGACATGGAAAAGAGCATTTTGGTTTTCCTTCCGACCTACCTTGACCTGGAGCAGCTATGGTTCCTTCTGAAGTGCTTTAAAACAGATTTCAAAATTCACATTCTGCATAGTAGCATAGACACTGAACAAGCTTTGAAGGCCATGAAAATATGGCAGTCACATCGCAAG GTAATATTGGCTACAAATATAGCGGAGTCTTCAGTAACAATTCCAAAAGTAGCTTATGTCATAGATTCATGTCGTTCTCTACAAGTTTCTTGGGACAATATTAGAAAAAAGGAAGTTCCAGCTCTTGTTTGGGTTTCTAAATCTCAG GCTGATCAACGCAAGGGGAGAACAGGTCGGACTTGTGATGGTCATGTATACCGACTTGTTTCGGGATCATTTTACAACCGACTGGAGGACTATGAATCTCCAGCTATATTGAGGATGTCATTGAGGCAGCAAGTACTTCTTCTATGCTGTGCAGAATCTAAAGCAATCAGCGATCCGAAAG TCTTGTTGCAGAAGGCTTTGGATCCTCCATATCCAGAAGTAGTCCAAGATGCATTGGATTTGCTTGTCAGCATTCTTGCGTTGGGAAAAACACCTCCAAGAGGCCGTTATGAACCCACATTTTATGGACGTTTGCTGGCCAGTTTTTCTTTGTCTTTCGACGCGTCTGTACTTATACTTAAGTTTGGAGTAATAGGAATGCTACGGGAAGGTATTTTGCTTGGTGTTTTGATGGATACGCAGCCTTCACCCATCCTCCGTCCTTTCGGGCAGAATAATCTG TCGAACGAGTACACTGCTAGCTATTATTCTGGAGATAGTACGGAAACAGGCTTAAGTGGTAAGAAGGAAATTGCACTAATGGGAAATTTTGCAGCATATCAGTTTTGGCAACATGTTTATAAG GATAAGCATCGGTTTGAACGATTGCAAGAGCTTTTCTTGAATGATGATACAGAGAGAGCAAAAATTATGCAAcctaagaaggaagagaaatgGTGTTCATTCCACCATCTTGTCCTATCATCACTTCGTCATGTTGCTGAAATAT ATGATGATATTTTGAATACTTTGCATCGTTTTCGACCCAAATTCTTTGTCAAATCTGGTGGCTTGCCATCTTATTACGATCCTTATGAATTTCAACATACATGTCGTCTGACTGGCGAGCACATTGAAGAAAATGGTGACGTACTTGATCTATACGAGGACGACCCTGTCACTGTAAGCGATCTAAAAATATGTAGTAATGAACCATTTGTTGTTGGAAGTTCCTTTGAGATGGATGAGGTGGCTGCAAATTTGGCCAATATAATTAAAGAG ATAAGAAGCATCCAGTTCTTGGAAGAAATGTCTAGTAATCAGCTGAATTTGGAGAAATACGATTCCCCTCCAGAATTTCAGGAGGCTGCTCTTTGTAGATACTTCCTTAGTGGGAACTGCAACAGAGGCGAGCAGTGTATATTTTCTCATTCACTGCAAGCTAAAAAGGCTACATGCAAATTTTTCTTCTCTCTACAG GGATGTCGGAATGGTGCATCGTGTTACTTTTCCCATGATATGGAGACAAATTCTTCATCACATAGTAATTTGAGTTTATGCCAACCAGAAGAGGAGGTTACAGATTTTTCATCTCTTCTGCATTTGTTTCCCACTTCTGATGGAAAAATTCTTATATTGGACGACTCTGAATTTCGGTTCACTCCAAACATCGCTCGCCATTATGATGCGTCCTCCATTATCTGCACAATGTCTCTGGCAGGTGATTCAGTAAATGACCCGTCATTGAGGGGTATCAAAATTCTGTCCAACCTCTCTGATCCGTACCAGACACTTATCAACACGGAAGGAGAGAGCTACATTCCATGGAACCAAGTTAAATGTGTATTATGGTTTCCGTTTTCTGATGGATGTGGGGAAGACTTGGAAGTAGAGAAGGGTGTTCTGCAAACTTTCTTCCAGTCTTTAGCTATTCGAATATTAGCTGATTCTCTATTTGAAGTGGAAGTTATTCTAACAATGAACAACATCCGCTTTTCTCAGCTACAG ACTGAAAAGTCGGGCAGGGACAGCTTCTTTCTCCTTAAAGAATCATTCCCGTACGATGAATCAAGATTCGGCGCACTGTCCGATACCGTCACTGTTAAAAAGCCAATGCTGGTGTCGAAGGCTGTATCCTATGTTTTCTACCTTCAGCCTCCTAGCAGCATCGAGTATGACAGTTCTACATCAGTACTTTCCCAACCTCTAAACATCATCCATTAG
- the LOC141687151 gene encoding uncharacterized protein LOC141687151: MSPRFASLDSRNTIESCTFQLHSWRPFHLPNTLKTLDSSDHSPIKPSFYSSTKRPCLSDRSTSFPVDFLETSMSKLGLFEHDCTEISSVSNVNLGKLGSKVEGFRWIARKRRRRGSRSVSGRSSDRSGNRRRCCSVGASGAYATCSDFMVANGTDSSGELFVNVGMDVNWGSDVSEAKGSGLRKEREGNGNGNAGGGVGEREILSGGVGQIGSFEGLGNESGYGSEPGYRGDAELGYGDEFDEEEDDPRLMFWGHHFGDSNMEIVGENTLQKTHHRCRRKKQDLKMVDLYH; encoded by the exons ATGTCACCAAGATTTGCAAGCTTAGATTCAAGAAACACCATTGAATCTTGCACATTTCAGCTCCATTCTTGGCGCCCTTTTCACCTCCCAAACACACTGAAAACcctagactcttctgatcattCACCAATTAAACCCTCTTTTTATTCTTCTACTAAACGCCCTTGTCTCTCTGATCGCTCCACTTCTTTCCCTGTTGATTTTCTTGAAACTAGTATGTCGAAACTTGGGTTGTTTGAGCATGATTGTACTGAAATTAGCAGTGTTAGTAATGTTAATTTGGGTAAATTGGGGAGTAAAGTTGAGGGGTTTAGGTGGATTGCTAGGAAGAGGAGACGGCGTGGGTCTAGGTCTGTTTCGGGTAGGAGTAGTGATCGCAGTGGGAATAGAAGGCGGTGTTGCTCGGTAGGGGCTTCGGGTGCCTATGCTACTTGTTCGGATTTTATGGTTGCTAATGGGACGGATTCGAGTGGGGAATTGTTTGTGAATGTGGGGATGGATGTGAATTGGGGGTCAGATGTTAGTGAGGCGAAAGGGAGTGGTTTGAGGAAGGAGAGGGAGGGGAATGGGAATGGGAATGCTGGTGGTGGGGTTGGGGAGAGGGAGATTTTGAGTGGCGGGGTTGGGCAAATTGGGAGTTTTGAGGGGTTAGGGAATGAGTCGGGGTATGGAAGTGAACCGGGGTATAGAGGTGATGCTGAGTTGGGGTACGGGGATGAGTTTGACGAGGAAGAAGATGATCCAAGGTTGATGTTTTGGGGACATCATTTTGGAG ATTCTAATATGGAGATAGTTGGCGAGAATACGCTGCAAAAGACGCATCACAGATGCCGACGCAAGAAACAAGACCTTAAAATGGTTGATCTGTATCACTAG